A genomic window from Sandaracinaceae bacterium includes:
- a CDS encoding TIGR02265 family protein: MGLSEGHAGSWGRQAITMGEAASFAAKVRASPRERDAVAQTLYDFPLECEVRGMFFVGLVNAVASVAGQPETQRITALAEVPSSVLPFTLHPHRDFYKLFFLASPLLHPHAELSDAMRSVAETFYPVFRASPLGRTMSLLMGSSPRRVLERLADAYNISVAWNSHVCEARGEREVRWTCLVEPTDFYEHVFTGIVCGTLRSHEAPAPTVELMERRRDGAGQHMVFSIRW, from the coding sequence ATGGGGCTCTCGGAGGGACACGCGGGCTCGTGGGGCCGCCAGGCGATCACCATGGGTGAGGCGGCGAGCTTCGCGGCCAAGGTGCGAGCGAGCCCGCGCGAGCGCGACGCCGTCGCCCAGACCCTCTACGACTTCCCGCTCGAGTGCGAGGTGCGAGGCATGTTCTTCGTCGGCCTCGTGAACGCCGTCGCGAGCGTCGCGGGCCAGCCGGAGACCCAGCGCATCACGGCGCTCGCGGAGGTCCCGTCGAGCGTGCTGCCGTTCACGCTCCACCCGCACCGCGACTTCTACAAGCTCTTCTTCCTCGCCTCGCCCCTGCTGCACCCGCACGCGGAGCTGTCGGACGCGATGCGCAGCGTCGCCGAGACGTTCTACCCCGTCTTCCGCGCCAGCCCGCTCGGCCGGACCATGAGCTTGCTGATGGGGAGCTCTCCGCGGCGGGTCCTCGAGCGCCTCGCCGACGCCTACAACATCTCCGTCGCCTGGAACTCGCACGTCTGCGAAGCGCGCGGCGAGCGCGAGGTGCGCTGGACGTGTCTCGTCGAGCCGACCGACTTCTACGAGCACGTCTTCACGGGGATCGTGTGCGGCACCCTGCGCTCGCACGAGGCCCCCGCGCCCACCGTCGAGTTGATGGAGCGGCGCCGTGACGGAGCCGGCCAACACATGGTCTTCTCGATCCGCTGGTAG
- a CDS encoding metallophosphoesterase family protein, translating into MLRALCLCAAALTLLGCDDGAPADDDAGPAVNADSGVDGGGVPPEVCMGPPTGTPPELPDPPALEPGPELDCGAPEFIGDSPLWRWPYLESVTASSARVAWTSTGGGRAVVRWAPSPDGPWQEVEATAEMFPTDRTEQARDYVGYDATLTGLSPNAAYCYEIVEDGVVLARNLRLDTAWDGTGRPVRILALGDSGSGSDDQRAVRDAFMERSLEGGEHDIFLHLGDMAYGSGTFSEFEERFFDIYQGLMHRVPVYPTMGNHEAKTDNGQPYLDVYHLPEVALREADQERYYSFDYGNAHFTVLDSNDASLIPIFLDVNGRITDDMFDWMVEDIGGSDADWQIVVMHHPFYSSSERGIRHGTVEQFRSVLEELGVDLILAGHDHHYERSVPLYGGCTDVEPRGLTEIIAGGSGASLRTIEPGQWFSAAAYNEDYSYLSLEIHGCVAHGRALNTANEVVDEFDLYGCD; encoded by the coding sequence ATGCTTCGAGCCCTCTGTCTGTGCGCCGCCGCGCTCACCCTCCTCGGCTGTGACGACGGCGCGCCCGCCGACGACGACGCCGGCCCCGCCGTGAACGCCGACTCGGGCGTCGACGGCGGCGGCGTCCCGCCCGAGGTCTGCATGGGCCCGCCGACCGGCACACCGCCTGAGCTGCCCGACCCGCCCGCGCTCGAGCCCGGTCCGGAGCTCGACTGCGGCGCGCCGGAGTTCATCGGGGACTCGCCGCTCTGGCGCTGGCCGTACCTCGAGAGCGTCACCGCCTCGAGCGCGCGCGTCGCCTGGACGTCGACCGGAGGCGGACGCGCCGTGGTGCGCTGGGCGCCCTCCCCCGACGGTCCGTGGCAGGAGGTCGAGGCGACGGCCGAGATGTTCCCGACCGATCGCACCGAGCAGGCGCGCGACTACGTCGGCTACGACGCCACCCTCACGGGCCTGAGCCCCAACGCGGCCTACTGCTACGAGATCGTCGAGGACGGCGTGGTGCTCGCGCGCAACCTCCGCCTCGACACGGCGTGGGACGGCACGGGGCGCCCCGTGCGCATCCTGGCCCTGGGCGACAGCGGCAGCGGCTCGGACGACCAGCGCGCCGTCCGCGACGCGTTCATGGAGCGGAGCCTGGAGGGAGGGGAGCACGACATCTTCCTCCATCTCGGCGACATGGCCTACGGCAGCGGCACGTTCAGCGAGTTCGAGGAGAGGTTCTTCGACATCTACCAGGGCCTGATGCACCGGGTGCCGGTCTACCCGACGATGGGCAACCACGAGGCCAAGACCGACAACGGTCAGCCTTATCTGGACGTCTACCATCTGCCCGAGGTCGCGCTCCGAGAGGCCGACCAGGAGCGCTACTACAGCTTCGACTACGGCAACGCGCATTTCACCGTGCTCGACTCCAACGACGCGTCCCTGATCCCCATCTTCCTGGACGTCAACGGGCGCATCACCGACGACATGTTCGACTGGATGGTCGAGGACATCGGCGGCTCGGACGCCGACTGGCAGATCGTGGTCATGCACCACCCCTTCTACAGCTCGAGCGAGCGGGGCATCCGACACGGGACCGTCGAGCAGTTCCGCAGCGTGCTCGAAGAGCTGGGCGTGGACCTCATCCTCGCCGGCCACGACCACCACTACGAGCGCAGCGTGCCGCTCTACGGCGGCTGCACCGACGTCGAGCCGCGCGGGCTGACCGAGATCATCGCGGGCGGATCGGGCGCGAGCCTCCGCACCATCGAGCCGGGCCAGTGGTTCAGCGCCGCCGCGTACAACGAGGACTACAGCTACCTGTCCCTCGAGATCCACGGCTGCGTCGCGCACGGACGGGCGCTGAACACGGCAAACGAGGTCGTCGACGAGTTCGACCTCTACGGGTGCGACTGA
- a CDS encoding sensor domain-containing phosphodiesterase produces MSEAVAKRLRVAAALARCPLAVLYRVEAQTGKMICAHGEAAVLAGMPSDVPSWRIAREETTVVPVIGRGPAAPESVFFPPDFRVAALISVPLMSEGTQVGAMVLADSVPRDDFGSLDAEALATVVAMIADALRPPKATAANARPATPATALPQMTEELAAWPLSAGNHDAVTGLPDRLMLIQPMQVALDRARRKDRGLAVALFALDRFHRIDDWLGRSVGDELLRQVAERLLETTGESDLVGRGSGDEFVVIFSDVGGGRSALALTDRVLSALREPFHVQGYELSVSATVGVSRYPDHAQDVSALLRYAGIALHRAKAAWQRGRIELFTDELREAVERRGDLERHLRRALGAGELLLHYQPKVDIRTRKWSGVEALIRWKRGDQLVSPGVFLPVAEESELIVPIGTWVMLESCRQMRRWHGAGVDLPSVSVNVSAQQFSRPDFVGTVARVLKSSTLPPGALELEVTETSLMDDVGAAAEKLSELRHLGVRVSVDDFGTGYSSLSYLQRLPVDVLKIDRSFVKDLDAEGDGARSSAVALTEAITGLGHSLGLKVLAEGVETEAQLDALAALGCDEVQGYYFSRPVPAPNVSELFPR; encoded by the coding sequence ATGAGCGAGGCAGTCGCGAAGCGGCTGCGTGTCGCCGCCGCGCTCGCGCGCTGTCCGCTCGCGGTCCTCTACCGCGTGGAGGCGCAGACGGGCAAGATGATCTGCGCGCACGGCGAGGCGGCGGTGCTCGCCGGGATGCCGTCCGACGTGCCGTCCTGGCGCATCGCCCGCGAAGAGACGACCGTCGTCCCGGTGATCGGCCGCGGCCCCGCCGCGCCGGAGAGCGTCTTCTTCCCGCCCGACTTCCGCGTCGCGGCGCTGATCAGCGTGCCGTTGATGAGCGAGGGCACGCAGGTCGGCGCGATGGTGCTCGCGGACAGTGTCCCCCGCGACGACTTCGGGTCGCTCGACGCCGAGGCGCTCGCCACCGTGGTCGCGATGATCGCGGACGCGCTCCGTCCTCCGAAGGCCACCGCGGCGAACGCGCGCCCGGCCACGCCCGCGACGGCGCTCCCGCAGATGACGGAAGAGCTCGCCGCCTGGCCGCTGTCGGCGGGCAACCACGACGCGGTGACCGGGCTCCCCGATCGGCTGATGCTGATCCAGCCCATGCAGGTCGCGCTCGATCGCGCGCGCCGCAAGGACAGGGGGCTCGCGGTCGCGCTCTTCGCGCTCGACCGTTTCCACCGCATCGACGACTGGCTCGGTCGGTCGGTCGGCGACGAGCTGCTGCGTCAGGTCGCCGAGCGCCTGCTGGAGACGACCGGCGAGAGCGATCTCGTGGGGCGCGGCTCGGGCGACGAGTTCGTGGTGATCTTCAGCGACGTGGGCGGCGGCCGATCCGCGCTCGCCCTCACCGACCGCGTGCTCAGCGCGCTCCGCGAGCCGTTTCACGTGCAGGGCTACGAGCTGTCCGTCAGCGCCACCGTCGGCGTCAGCCGCTACCCCGACCACGCGCAGGACGTCTCCGCGCTCCTCCGCTACGCCGGCATCGCGCTCCACCGCGCGAAGGCGGCGTGGCAGCGGGGACGGATCGAGCTGTTCACGGACGAGCTCCGCGAGGCCGTCGAGCGCCGCGGAGACCTCGAGCGTCACCTCCGCCGGGCGCTCGGCGCGGGCGAGCTGCTCCTCCACTATCAGCCGAAGGTCGACATCCGCACCCGCAAGTGGAGCGGCGTCGAGGCGCTCATCCGCTGGAAGCGCGGCGATCAGCTGGTGAGCCCCGGCGTGTTCCTCCCCGTCGCGGAGGAGTCCGAGCTGATCGTCCCGATCGGGACCTGGGTGATGCTCGAGTCCTGCCGCCAGATGCGGCGCTGGCACGGCGCGGGCGTGGACCTGCCGTCGGTCTCGGTCAACGTCTCGGCGCAGCAGTTCTCGCGCCCCGACTTCGTCGGGACCGTCGCGCGGGTGCTCAAGAGCTCCACCCTGCCGCCGGGCGCGCTCGAGCTCGAGGTGACCGAGACCTCGCTGATGGACGACGTCGGCGCCGCGGCCGAGAAGCTCTCGGAGCTGCGTCATCTCGGCGTGCGCGTCTCCGTCGACGACTTCGGGACGGGCTACTCCTCGCTCTCGTATCTGCAGCGGCTCCCCGTCGACGTGCTCAAGATCGATCGCTCCTTCGTGAAGGACCTCGACGCCGAGGGCGACGGCGCCCGCTCGAGCGCGGTCGCCCTCACCGAGGCGATCACCGGGCTCGGGCACAGCCTCGGCCTGAAGGTGCTGGCCGAAGGCGTCGAGACCGAGGCGCAGCTCGACGCCCTGGCCGCGCTCGGCTGCGACGAGGTCCAGGGCTATTACTTTTCACGCCCCGTGCCGGCTCCGAACGTCTCCGAGCTCTTCCCTCGCTGA
- a CDS encoding class I SAM-dependent methyltransferase has protein sequence MFHPDGPTLWELAEQALSSTDRGYDLIARKFDYTPFRTPDPVVQRCAERAADRGPVRRGIDLCCGTGAGVRWFRPLCDEAMFGIDRSAGMLAEAERRLVDAPGDARVGLVRGDALALPFEDGAFDLATCFGAFGHILESDEPRFVREIHRVLAPGGRFVFATSEVPPPWSPALWMARGFNAAMRVRNAVIKPEFIMYYLTFTWPEVGSLLEAAGFEVTVDRGAFDPPFGRLLWVSAEKRR, from the coding sequence ATGTTCCACCCCGATGGACCGACCCTCTGGGAGCTGGCCGAGCAGGCGCTGTCTTCGACCGACCGCGGCTACGACCTCATCGCGCGCAAGTTCGACTACACGCCGTTCCGCACGCCGGACCCGGTCGTTCAGCGCTGCGCCGAGCGCGCGGCCGACCGGGGTCCGGTGCGACGCGGGATCGACCTCTGCTGCGGCACCGGCGCGGGCGTCCGTTGGTTCCGGCCGCTCTGCGACGAGGCGATGTTCGGCATCGACCGCTCCGCCGGGATGCTCGCCGAGGCCGAGCGCCGCCTGGTCGACGCGCCGGGCGACGCGCGCGTCGGGCTCGTCCGAGGAGACGCGCTCGCGCTGCCCTTCGAGGACGGCGCGTTCGACCTCGCGACCTGCTTCGGCGCCTTCGGCCACATCCTCGAGTCCGACGAGCCGCGCTTCGTCCGCGAGATCCATCGAGTGCTCGCGCCCGGCGGCCGCTTCGTGTTCGCGACGAGCGAGGTCCCGCCGCCCTGGTCGCCGGCCCTCTGGATGGCGCGCGGCTTCAACGCCGCGATGCGCGTGCGCAACGCAGTGATCAAACCCGAGTTCATCATGTACTACCTCACCTTCACCTGGCCCGAGGTCGGGTCCCTGCTCGAGGCCGCGGGCTTCGAGGTCACCGTCGATCGAGGCGCCTTCGATCCACCCTTCGGCCGGCTCCTCTGGGTCAGCGCGGAGAAGCGCCGATGA
- a CDS encoding FAD-dependent oxidoreductase: MADHVAVLGGGVAGMSAAHELIERGFDVTVYERRPRPGGKARSLDVPGTGTASTPPLPGEHGFRFFPGFYKHINDTMRRIPTPGSPGATVFDNLVPTHQVLIAREGKSDPIYLTRVPTSPVELVGALKTLFGSDLGISLREWTFFASRVLYVMTSSDARRFGELEEISWWDFVRASEMSLSYRRYLATGLTRSLVAMRAEKGSARTIGVLLFQLLQDLLDPRVDLDRVLDGPTSEVWIHPWRNYLEGEGVTYHTEATLTAFHLAGGRIASVDVEMGGTSHSVVADHYVCAVPVEALVPLLTPDMLALEPRLAKLALLETEWMNGIQYYLRDDVPLARGHAIYIDSPWALTSISQAQFWEARLSGYGAGDVRGILSVDISDWNQPGVIFGKPARELSDADEVHAEVWEQLKRAVNDDAVMDLMDRNLVTWFLDPAIEFPNPSTVSNLEPLLINTKGSWANRPDAITSIENLYLASDYVRTHTDLATMEAANEAARRAVNGILDRTGASAERAAVFPLQEPGWLSGLKKLDARRYARGRPHWIHAIP, encoded by the coding sequence ATGGCAGACCACGTTGCGGTCCTGGGGGGAGGCGTCGCGGGGATGAGCGCGGCGCACGAGCTGATCGAGCGCGGCTTCGACGTCACGGTGTACGAGCGTCGACCGCGCCCGGGCGGCAAGGCGCGCAGCCTCGACGTCCCGGGCACGGGCACCGCGAGCACGCCCCCGCTGCCGGGGGAGCACGGCTTCCGCTTCTTCCCCGGCTTCTACAAGCACATCAACGACACCATGCGTCGCATCCCGACGCCGGGCTCGCCGGGCGCGACGGTGTTCGACAACCTCGTGCCGACCCACCAGGTGCTGATCGCGCGCGAAGGCAAGAGCGATCCCATCTACCTGACACGCGTCCCGACCTCTCCCGTGGAGCTCGTCGGCGCGCTGAAGACCCTCTTCGGCTCGGATCTGGGGATCTCGCTCCGCGAGTGGACCTTCTTCGCCAGCCGCGTGCTCTACGTGATGACGTCGAGCGACGCGCGCCGCTTCGGGGAGCTCGAGGAGATCAGCTGGTGGGACTTCGTGCGCGCGTCGGAGATGTCCCTCTCCTATCGGCGCTACCTCGCCACGGGGCTGACCCGGTCGCTCGTGGCGATGCGCGCCGAGAAGGGCAGCGCGCGGACCATCGGCGTCCTCCTGTTCCAGCTCCTGCAGGACCTGCTCGACCCGCGCGTGGATCTCGACCGCGTGCTCGACGGCCCCACGAGCGAGGTGTGGATCCACCCGTGGCGGAACTACCTCGAGGGAGAGGGCGTCACCTACCACACGGAAGCGACGCTGACGGCGTTCCACCTCGCCGGGGGACGCATCGCGTCGGTCGACGTCGAGATGGGCGGGACGAGCCACTCGGTCGTAGCGGACCACTACGTGTGCGCGGTCCCGGTCGAGGCGCTCGTGCCCCTCCTGACACCGGACATGCTCGCGCTCGAGCCGCGCCTCGCGAAGCTCGCGCTCCTCGAGACCGAGTGGATGAACGGCATCCAGTACTACCTGAGAGACGACGTGCCGCTCGCGCGAGGCCACGCCATCTACATCGACAGCCCGTGGGCGCTCACGAGCATCTCGCAGGCGCAGTTCTGGGAGGCCCGCCTGAGCGGCTACGGCGCGGGTGACGTGCGGGGCATCCTCAGCGTGGACATCTCGGACTGGAACCAGCCGGGGGTGATCTTCGGCAAGCCCGCGCGCGAGCTGTCCGACGCCGACGAGGTGCACGCCGAGGTGTGGGAGCAGCTGAAGCGCGCCGTGAACGACGACGCAGTGATGGACCTGATGGACCGGAACCTCGTCACGTGGTTCCTCGATCCGGCGATCGAGTTCCCGAACCCCTCGACGGTCTCGAACCTCGAGCCGCTCCTCATCAACACGAAGGGCTCCTGGGCGAACCGGCCCGACGCCATCACGTCGATCGAGAACCTCTACCTCGCGTCGGACTACGTGCGCACCCACACCGACCTCGCGACGATGGAGGCGGCCAACGAGGCGGCGCGCCGCGCGGTCAACGGCATCCTCGACCGCACCGGCGCCAGCGCCGAGCGCGCCGCCGTCTTTCCTCTCCAGGAGCCGGGCTGGCTGTCGGGGCTGAAGAAGCTCGACGCGCGCCGCTACGCGAGAGGGCGCCCCCACTGGATCCACGCCATCCCCTGA